In Formosa haliotis, the sequence GCACAGCTCAGGAAAAGTTATACGACACCTATTACAAAGTGCTTATCTGAAATACAAACCAAAACAAACCCTATTTTTAACAGATGGTGGTTCTGAAAATGTAAACATCAATGTTAGTTCCCTTATCGATGCCTCATGCGGAAACCTTCAGCATAAAATAGCACAACGAGATGTGTTGTTTTCAAATTCTATGATTGAGGCTTTTAATAAAGTTCTTAAATATCAATTTCTATATCCTAAACAGATTAACTCCCTAAATAAGCTCGAACAAATACTCCATAATGCCATCGAGACATACAATTTACAACGACCACAACTAAACTTAAACGGAAACACGCCTTTTGAAGTTTTTGATAACTCCTCTATCGATTTTAGTACCTATTCTGATACGTTTAAAGCTCAAAAACAATATAGAATAGCTCAAAACAGAAACCCTTCCTGTAAATTATGTTTATAAACCAAGGAATAATATAATATCAAGGATTTAGACTGTATTCAAGTTAATAAAAGAACACTTCCATTATCCTTTTTCCTTACACAAAACCATAAATAATTCATCCTTAACCAATTCCCTTATATGGGACTGCTTATTTTAAAATGTGCTCGGGAATAGCACGGCGATTTGCCCAAAGAAGTGGTTATCGAGGATAAACAGGCACAGGAACAGTTACGGTTGATTTCCGAGCTTGATACCGACGACAGGGCGATTATCTTCAAGATGATTGACAAGATGCTTACCTCTAAAAAGTTCAAGGATTTCTTCAGCAAAAACGTTGCTTCGCTTTAGAGCATAAAAAAACCGTCACTTGGGCGGTTCTTCGTTATCTCTTTTTGAGAGAGATATCTACCGTGTTTTTCTTTTGATAAATTTCTTTCGTTTCGTGTCCATCGGTGTAAGTCTCCGCAGATACTTTCACTTCTACAAATGCTCCTTTGTCAAAATTAACTTTATACATTCCTTCATTATTGGTAGTGACTATTTTAGTTTCGTCCTCTGTGTAACTTTGGTCTGGACTGTTGCCATATTTCCAACAAATTATTGTTACATCAATATTTTTGATTGGCTCATTCGTTTCGGCATTCTGAACAACTCCTTGTACGGTAATATCTTGCACATCTTTATTGCAAGACAAAAAACCTAAAAAGATAAATATCACATAGCAGTACTTCATATCTTAATTTTGATTTCTTGGATAGTTGTTTATCCTTGTATTGATTAATGGCTGTATTGTGTTCTGTGCTTTCTGTTGGATATTTCCGTGAGTAACACCTTTCCCAGTTACGTTTTTATTGATAACGTTGGTTTTGGATGGATTAACCGCACTATTTGGTCCACCGTTGGAACCTGGCGAATCGCTTGAGCCACTATTGCTACTACTGCTTCCGCTACTACCACTTGATGTACCTGACGAAGTTGCTCCTGTTGACCTCGAAGAGCTCGAATTTCCAGAGTCGTCAGTTTGATAAACATTTAAGTTAGTATCTACATTTTCGGGTATATCGGTATTTACAGTTGTATTCTGTAGTGGACCATCAGAACCATCTACCGTAACGAGCAAGTCTACATCTATCCCAGCTTCATTTAAACTTTCTGTTAAATCAACAGCAACATCAACCCCATAGCTATATCCGTAAACCATTACTTGGTCGCCAGCTTCATAATTATCATTTACAAAACTCATTCCCGTACTAACTCCCGATGAAGAGGTTAAGCCTGGTGCTATTATTGTTCCAGAAAACTCTCTACCTGAACTTTGAGCAAAAGATTGAGTATTAGAATAATAATCGCCTGTTGTACCAGCCTTATCAACTGTAGTTGGTTGACCGCCTCCAGTTGGTCCACCGTGGTAGTATATAGCTAAAACCTTTTCTAATCCTTCTAATTCTACAAAAGCAATCGGACTGTTTTCACTAAATGCGTATGGCGAGTTATAAACAAAATCCTCTGCTAATGGGTCAATCTGCCAAAAACGTCCAATTGCTGGGTCGTGGGTACGCCATTTAAATTCAATCACATTTAGTCCAAGGTCTTCGTGTAATTCTTGTCCTTGGAATGTTTTGAGGTTATTTTCTGTTCCTATAATTGTATTGTTGTAACCTTTGTGCTGTAATCCAAATGGGTAATAGTTGGTTTCCTCTAAAATCTCGGTATTTGGGTCAATGGCGCCATTCAAATCAAGGTCGCTGTAACTTAGGCGAACATTGCCTACCAAGTCGGTGTAATTATAGACATAATTATATCCTTGACTTAAATCATTTTCATTTTTCGGCTCACTATATCCTTCGGGGTGATTAAAAAACTTCAATTTTTCGCCATTGAATATCCCTTGGTATATATAATTACTTAAATAAAGAGTATGTATAGGTTCACTTCCTCCATCAACAACTTCTTTTCTAAGCTTTCTTCCTGTAGCATCGTAAGTATAATAAATGAATGTATCGTCTTCGTTGAAAGTTATAGTAACTGGTAAATTTAGATGATTATACGTAATATTGGTTATTCCTTTATTGATATCTTTTAACATATTTCCATTATTATCATAAATATAATCAATTGTAGTATCATCTTCAAATTCCATTGTATTATCATCTACAAACCCATAGCCACTCTTTCCTTCATCTGAAACTATTATAAGTTTATTACTTTCTTCTTGATAGGTATAAGTTAAATCATCCATCATTCCATAATCATATGAATTAGACAATCCAGGATCCTTCTCTATTGCTCCTTTTCTAATTAACTCTAATATATTGCCATTCTTATCATAACTAACATTTTGAAGATTAAATTTAGCTGTATTATCTATTGCATTTGTAATGCGGTTTAAAGCATCATAACTGTACTTATACCATTTTAACCCATTATCTGTATTGGAGGTGCGCCATTCTGTTCCACTTATATTACCATTGTATAATGGTGTACCTGAATGACTAACTCTATTATAGTTAATCTTAAATCCAAACAAATCATTGCCTAAAGTTGTGGGGTTGTTAATCTGTTTTAACCAGCCCCTTATATTGTATGTAAAATCTACGGTTTGTAAACCTGTTGAGTTTTCTATAACTGGGGCTACTTCCCCGCCTACTTTTTTACTTTCTAATTGTCCTAATTCGTCATAAGTGTTTAAAACAATGAGTTCCTCTGGTTCACTGTTAATTTTTTGCTTCTGACTTATTAAACGCCCCATATGGTCGTAACTAAACGAATCTGTGGTCGAAATAATAGGAGGACCAGGAGAACCATCTGAATGATCTGATACAGTTTGCTTTACCTTACCAACAAAATCTAATTCCATTCTAACAACATCTGTCGTTCCTAAATACGTATTAACACTCTTATTGTATATCCCGCGTCCTTTTTCATCGTATCCAATTATTGTAGTATTCCAATTAGATGTGGTTAATACCTTTACTTTACTTACTGTTGCTAGGCCTTTGGTTTTTAATCCTGTGGCTGTGGTTTGTCCCAAGACTGTACTTGGCACACTCATTCCTGCTGTATCCACATAACTATCGTAATAATTTACAGTATATAAATTGGTAATATTAGTATTTGGAAATGCTGAATTGCTGTAATAAACAGTTCCCCCTGACAGATCCCTTCCTTCGTCTTGTCTGGTTTCATACTTGGTAGAAATAGCATTAGCCGCTTGCTGTAAAGCTGTTCTAGATGAATTACTGGAATACTCTCCGGTATACACTACACGACCAAAGACATCATATTTAGTAAACAACCATTTCCCTTGTGTTTTTAAATTTGGATCTCTGGTTAATACAACCTGATCCAGTTTGTTGTAAACAATTTCCTCCCAGTCTAAAGCGGTTCCTTTTCCTGGTATTTTCTTCTCGACCAAACGATTTCGACTATCATACTTATACTGATAGCATAATTCGGACAATACTGTAGCACTAGGTGTTGTTGTATGAGATTCTGACTTTGGAGGTAACACATAAGTTAGATTCCCATAATCATCATAGACATAATAGGTGTCGTGTGGGGTTTCTGTGCCACCAATTGTAGCATAAGTCCGTTTCAATACCACTCGCCCCTGTTTGTCTTTAAACTCCTCCGTAGTGTGATTTTTCCCCGAAGTCCAGTTCTCGTCCTTTGTTATGGTTTTATACAAACTATTTTCGGGATAACTGGATGTACCTCCTATTAATGTCGGAGTAAAATCGCTAGACAAACTAACACCATATAACTTGACCTCTCCGGAAGTATTCGAGCTATAGTCAAATTCTATTTCATGACCCGCTCCTAGTCTCCAACTATCCCCTGGAGCTGCTTGGCGTATAACACGATTCAGAGGTGAGGCTTCTAATTCCTTTTCAGAGTAGGGGTTTGCCTCTGAAATACTACCCCATTCTTCTATATATCTATTATAATAGTAGAGTTTTATATCTGAAGTTACATTTATATCATTATACGCACCTAAATTAGATGTTCGTGAAATGGGTAAATAATCTTTTTCTTGTCTACCGAACTTATCATACTCTAAATGAGTTATAACATCCTCTTGTCCTCCTCCTGCTCTTATACCGATGCGCTGAATCTCCCTTCCTAAACCATCATAATATGTTACAGATTCCATCTTTTCTTCCAAAGACAAACTACTTACGTCTGTTGTAGGTGATCTTGCTATTACTGTATAAACGTAGTTTTCATTACTCAAATTACGCTGAGCGATTTCCGACTGCTTATATGAAAGTACCAGGTTATCTATCCCCATATCGCTGGTATAAGAACTTCCTGTTATTCCCGTAAATCTAAATTTAGTATTAGCTCCTGAAAAACTAGAGAGATCAATCTCCGCCGTATACCATTGATTTCCCTGATTTCCTTGTTTACTCCATAACTCCTCCCAGCTCACGCCGCCATCGGTACTTGCTAAAAACTTGAGGGTCCCCATGGCTGAACCGTACATATGATAATTAAAACTAAAGGTTCCTTGTTCTCCAATGGTGTAGCTTACTGATGTTATTGTTGCTGTTTTTGATGGATAATTTGGTGATGAAGATTCTGTGTAAAGGTATTGGCTACCTCCACTAGCGCCTGTAGGACCTGTACTTGAAGAACTCGTCCCTCCCGAATGAACTGTCCAATCAAAATCTTCATCAGAATCCTGAATCCAGTTACCTAATCCGTTCTCAAAATCTTGAGTTATCGTTGTTAGACCATTCCCTGTAGGACACCCTCCATTGGAAAGAACCCCATTCTCACTAGGGCATTGATCATCGCCATTAGAAACATACCCTAAGGGTTGACTACATGCCGATAATGTATCGTTAGGATCACCTAAACCATCATTATCTGAATCCTTATACCAAGTGTTAGGCTGATTTATGGTATAGCTTACTGTGGTAGCTGTACTCCACTGCCCAGAACTATTATCTCTTGCCCTTAGATAAAATACATTACCTGAACTCCTTGTTATGGACACTGTAGAACTAGAAGTACTTGTGCCTGTTGGACCGCTTTGCCAATAATAAGTCTGTCCTGTTGGAGGCACAGCTCTAGTTAACACCGTATTTCCACAATTATATGTTATGGTAGGCATTGGAGGCGAAGTAGGTATCATCACTATACTGGAAACCGATACCGACAAGTCTCCATAATAAAATCCAAAAGAGCCGTCCCCACTGTAACTTATACTCTGTGTACCTGATGTATTCCATGTTATTGCAACAGATGTTGGAGTCTCAAATCCCTTCTGACCCATACTTACAAACCAATTTGCTGAGAGAATATCTTCTGGCGGACTTACACTATAAATATAGGAAGAATTAACAGAAACGGCTGTAGGGCCATTTACACTCAGCTCATTAGAACCAGGTATTTGTATTTGTGCTTCTAAATATTGTACCACACATACCAATGCTAAAAACAGTAAAATTATTTTTCTTAATTTTATAGTATATATTATTTTATTCATAATACTGCTCTTTTATTGCTTGTTCTGTTTCTTTAGGTACCAAGTGTCCATTAAGCGGTTAACATCGGACGTGTTTTCGCCGAGATTTAAGGTCATGCTTGTTTCATCAATTTCCATCACCTGCTGATTAAACTCGTGACCATCCAGATAAATTAATAGCGTAACCCTGTCTGCCAAGAGCTCCCATGTCCCTTCCTGTGAATGCTCTGAATCTATTCTAATGATATAAGTACCATCTTTAGAAAAAGTAAGCCTACGAGCTCCTATACCCTTTTTTATGGCTTCTTGCTTCTCTGCTTTTAAACTTTTATAATACGACTTAGATTCTTGCTTTATCGCCTTTAGAGTGTTGGGATAATCCAACTTCCAACTACCAAGTAACAGATCGAAGGTGTCATTATAAGCACGCTCTTGAGCAACGCTAAGATTACTAATAAAAAGAAATAGACAGGTGAACACCAGTAAGCGGACTGCTGTGATGGTTTTGATAAACATATGCTTGGTTTTAGGGTTTTGGTTTATTGGTCTTTATAGTGATATTGATTTTTACTTAGTATTTTGAATTCTGAATCTTTAACATATTCTAACCTTCCAAAATCATCATAATCGTAATAAACAGTATTACCCTTGGGATCGGTCTCACTGGTCATACCTATTAACGGATCGTAGGTAGAAATCGTAAACCTTAACCTCTTCCATTTTAGCCGTAGGATTTTTCAGAATTTTTATCCCCTTACATTTATTCTATGAATTTCGATTGCTTTTGAAAATTCCTAAAAATCATCATTATAATAACGACAGGGATATGGTTAAAGATTTTCTACTGAGCGACTACCTTCTTTTGAATCTGGAAAATATTACGGTAATATCAAACCTGTTAACTATTTATTTTTTTCATGATCTAATTTTAAAGTGTGAAACTTATAAACTAATTCTTAAAAACAAGTAAGGTTCTTCCTTAGAATAAGTAAGGTTGCCCCAAAAAACACATTAATAGAACTTAAAACATTGTTTTACACGAAATAAATTCTTAATAAAAATAATCCTAACTCTTACCCTGAAAAGAATTATTAAAGATAATTACGTACAACGAAGTAAAGTAAAATAAAGTAAAGCCCTAAAACATCTATTTTATTGGTTAAAATTCCAATGTTTTAAGACTTAATTTCATTACCAACTTAAATGTAAAAACAGACATTTTGAGCCACTAGAATCAGAAAATACAAACCACATGCTCCTCATTAATTCTCTCTTAACAAATCAATTATAGCACTATAGCTTTTAAAGCTGCTTATTTTGTACCAATTCTCCCAACTATCCAACAGACTTCTACAAATTGACATAATTAACACATATAATCGTATTTTTTCCGATTATATAATACAATTTAGTCACATAATTGCTACTTTTGAATTAATTAATCGGAATAAAACCGATTAAACATAAAAATAATTACATTATGGATTTTAAAACAATGATAAAAGAGTATTCTGAGACTCCTTTATCTAGACATTTAATTCTAGATTTACTTCGTGATTACAAAAGACCTAATGATAAAATCAGCGAACTTATTAAAAGCAAAAAACTAATTTCAGTAAGAAGAGGATTATACATAATTGGACCTGAAAACTATTTACCATCACCAGAACCTTTTTTAATAGCAAATCATCTAAGAGGCCCTAGTTATGTATCTTTAGAATCTGCATTGTCGTATTGGAATATGATACCTGAGAGAACTTATGAAATTAGCTCTGTTACCAGTAAACCATCAAAATTATATAAAACTCCAATCGGCAGATTTAGTTACCAAAACTTAAAAATGCCATATTATTCCTTTGGAATAAAAAACATAGAATATTCACCTAAACAATCCGTTTTAATTGCTTCTCGTGAAAAAGCTCTATGCGATAAAATTATTCTAACACCAAATATTAATCTTAGAAGCATAAAACAAACACAAGAATTTTTAATGGATGATCTTAGAATGGATGCAGAGATTTTAAGCACATTAGATATAGAAATCATACAATTATGGATTCAGGATGCACCTAAAAAAAGTAGCCTAAAAATGCTTATTAAAATGTTAAAAGAATTACGATGATAAAAGAATGGATTGCAGAATATAATCCTCAAAATGAGGAAGAAATATTATCGGCATTACGAGAAATAATGCAAGAAATAACTTTGGCTGGCTTATCCAGAACTGATTTTTTGAGAAAGCTGCCTTCTACGGAGGAACAGCCCTTAGAATATTTTATGCTTTAGATCGGTTTTCTGAAGATTTGGATTTTTCTTTGATTGTACCCGATACTAATTTTTCAATAGAACCTTATTTTAAATCCATATTAGAGGAATTTAAATCTTTAGGACTTACAGTTAGCATTAATGAAAAGAAAAAGACAAAAGTAACAGCGGTCGACTCAGCATTTTTGAAAGCTGAAACAATATGGAAAGAAATTATTCTTGAAGATATTATAAAGGAAACCGGTGTGCGAAGCAACAGAACCATAAAAATTAAAATAGAAGTTGATAGGCAACCTCCTTTAAATTTCCAAACAGAAGAAAAACTGTTACTCCGTCCATTTTCTTTTATGTCAAGTGTTATACTAAATCCAGTTTGTTTGCTGGTAAGTTGCATGCTTTACTGTTTAGAAAATGGAAAAACAGAGTAAAAGGAAGAGATTGGTACGACTTAGAATGGTATATTAAAAAAGGGATTCCATTAGATGTTGGTCACTTTTTAGCAAGAGCTAAAGACACGAATGATTGGCAAGGAAATAGCATCTCCAAGGAAGAAGTGTTGGAACTTTTAAATCATAAAATCGAATCGGTATCTTTTAACAACATTAAAGAAGATGTTGTTAGATTTATTAAAAATGATAGCGTTTTAGCTATTTGGAGTCCTGAGTATTTCAAAGATTTAATTAATAAAATGAAATTTGAAAATATCTAATTAAAACAAAATACTAACAATTATAAAATACGAAGGCAAAAAGACATCGTATTTACAAGAGTTTACCAACGCAGGTGAATTTTAAAACAAAGCTAAAAACATAAACCTTACCATTAATCGGATTTTAATTCTGAATTTTGTATTTAAAAAGAATACTTATCGAAATTCTATCCTGTTAGGTTAGGACGAAAATCATGAACTCTGAATAGCAGAAATAATAATTTAAGAAGGCAGTATCTCATAAACTGTGTAAGTTTTAAAATCTCAGGTTAAATATTAATCTGAGATTTTTTATTCATTAATTTTAACTTTTACACACTTATGAAACCAGAAGATTTAT encodes:
- a CDS encoding DUF6443 domain-containing protein, whose product is MNKIIYTIKLRKIILLFLALVCVVQYLEAQIQIPGSNELSVNGPTAVSVNSSYIYSVSPPEDILSANWFVSMGQKGFETPTSVAITWNTSGTQSISYSGDGSFGFYYGDLSVSVSSIVMIPTSPPMPTITYNCGNTVLTRAVPPTGQTYYWQSGPTGTSTSSSTVSITRSSGNVFYLRARDNSSGQWSTATTVSYTINQPNTWYKDSDNDGLGDPNDTLSACSQPLGYVSNGDDQCPSENGVLSNGGCPTGNGLTTITQDFENGLGNWIQDSDEDFDWTVHSGGTSSSSTGPTGASGGSQYLYTESSSPNYPSKTATITSVSYTIGEQGTFSFNYHMYGSAMGTLKFLASTDGGVSWEELWSKQGNQGNQWYTAEIDLSSFSGANTKFRFTGITGSSYTSDMGIDNLVLSYKQSEIAQRNLSNENYVYTVIARSPTTDVSSLSLEEKMESVTYYDGLGREIQRIGIRAGGGQEDVITHLEYDKFGRQEKDYLPISRTSNLGAYNDINVTSDIKLYYYNRYIEEWGSISEANPYSEKELEASPLNRVIRQAAPGDSWRLGAGHEIEFDYSSNTSGEVKLYGVSLSSDFTPTLIGGTSSYPENSLYKTITKDENWTSGKNHTTEEFKDKQGRVVLKRTYATIGGTETPHDTYYVYDDYGNLTYVLPPKSESHTTTPSATVLSELCYQYKYDSRNRLVEKKIPGKGTALDWEEIVYNKLDQVVLTRDPNLKTQGKWLFTKYDVFGRVVYTGEYSSNSSRTALQQAANAISTKYETRQDEGRDLSGGTVYYSNSAFPNTNITNLYTVNYYDSYVDTAGMSVPSTVLGQTTATGLKTKGLATVSKVKVLTTSNWNTTIIGYDEKGRGIYNKSVNTYLGTTDVVRMELDFVGKVKQTVSDHSDGSPGPPIISTTDSFSYDHMGRLISQKQKINSEPEELIVLNTYDELGQLESKKVGGEVAPVIENSTGLQTVDFTYNIRGWLKQINNPTTLGNDLFGFKINYNRVSHSGTPLYNGNISGTEWRTSNTDNGLKWYKYSYDALNRITNAIDNTAKFNLQNVSYDKNGNILELIRKGAIEKDPGLSNSYDYGMMDDLTYTYQEESNKLIIVSDEGKSGYGFVDDNTMEFEDDTTIDYIYDNNGNMLKDINKGITNITYNHLNLPVTITFNEDDTFIYYTYDATGRKLRKEVVDGGSEPIHTLYLSNYIYQGIFNGEKLKFFNHPEGYSEPKNENDLSQGYNYVYNYTDLVGNVRLSYSDLDLNGAIDPNTEILEETNYYPFGLQHKGYNNTIIGTENNLKTFQGQELHEDLGLNVIEFKWRTHDPAIGRFWQIDPLAEDFVYNSPYAFSENSPIAFVELEGLEKVLAIYYHGGPTGGGQPTTVDKAGTTGDYYSNTQSFAQSSGREFSGTIIAPGLTSSSGVSTGMSFVNDNYEAGDQVMVYGYSYGVDVAVDLTESLNEAGIDVDLLVTVDGSDGPLQNTTVNTDIPENVDTNLNVYQTDDSGNSSSSRSTGATSSGTSSGSSGSSSSNSGSSDSPGSNGGPNSAVNPSKTNVINKNVTGKGVTHGNIQQKAQNTIQPLINTRINNYPRNQN
- a CDS encoding type IV toxin-antitoxin system AbiEi family antitoxin domain-containing protein — protein: MDFKTMIKEYSETPLSRHLILDLLRDYKRPNDKISELIKSKKLISVRRGLYIIGPENYLPSPEPFLIANHLRGPSYVSLESALSYWNMIPERTYEISSVTSKPSKLYKTPIGRFSYQNLKMPYYSFGIKNIEYSPKQSVLIASREKALCDKIILTPNINLRSIKQTQEFLMDDLRMDAEILSTLDIEIIQLWIQDAPKKSSLKMLIKMLKELR